One part of the Prunus persica cultivar Lovell chromosome G5, Prunus_persica_NCBIv2, whole genome shotgun sequence genome encodes these proteins:
- the LOC18777895 gene encoding protein FAR1-RELATED SEQUENCE 5, with the protein MERSGKMDRGGETSKGGCSDSGYLGGCERSSHRAPATESGHMSVEHMVSESSDDNVVDIIAPRKEDVMGKEFKTIELAEEYYMSYAKGIGFSVRKDKLVRNSEGKVCRRRWCCSKEGLRNEKFNERSDRIRPPKPITRENCSAHFWVGYEKKSDVYVVTNFEPHHNHQLVTPLESPYLRCNRVVRSSDLAQAVGMRRALFRTCQTYEYMVDQCGGYLNVGFQIKDLYNKLDASRREILLDGDTEAALSYLKAKGAMDPEFFCKFSVDEENRLRNLFWRDSTSLLDYIAYGDVLIFDSTYKTNVYDKPLVLFVGSNNYRSTVMFGCALLQDETFETYKWLLETFMASMKDKKPISILTDGDEAMRKAIDDVFPMSNHRLCSWHVSRNAQSNLKDDELLRNFQACLWEPFALDEFEKKWEVLRERVSTPKQKEWLEMMYAKRDAWAESCLRGQFFGGMCTTQRVESMNKYVKDYLRKGVKLFECIPAIDRAILRLRNTTAKEGFNAKYSTPVLKTGLTKLEQQASLIYTHRCFVLVRHEIEACSALTHDNVMHNFGGRVYVLSKYDEPHNNWTCIYHGGENMRIECGCRKYESEGIPCCHLFYVMKCEHLTEIPPALIMKRWTKNGQTDTCREFIGKGEDTTNEVVQMARYGHLSAMSNKVCFFASKSADGYAMLTNEFSRWEGICEGLRQKEEQTSLKLGSGEQCPPNIVKDPNIVRTKGTQARQGGMRKRRQCHLCRGYGHTKRNCSQRNLHPSRHAGVNIPSGSEGYQYTSDIRPFPDISYSYPSQMVSQCHGNYVVDLPGSDSFSTADPTGSTPNSDAAI; encoded by the coding sequence ATGGAGAGGTCTGGTAAGATGGACAGGGGTGGAGAGACATCAAAGGGTGGTTGTAGTGATTCAGGGTATTTGGGTGGTTGTGAAAGGTCAAGTCACAGGGCACCGGCAACAGAGAGTGGGCATATGTCGGTCGAACATATGGTTAGTGAAAGTAGTGATGATAATGTTGTTGACATTATTGCACCGAGGAAAGAAGATGTTATGGGGAAAGAGTTTAAAACGATAGAATTAGCGGAAGAATATTATATGAGTTATGCAAAGGGCATTGGATTTAGTGTGAGAAAAGACAAATTGGTTAGAAATTCGGAAGGGAAAGTATGCAGGAGACGGTGGTGTTGTTCTAAAGAAGGTTTGAGAAATGAGAAGTTTAATGAGCGATCAGATAGGATTCGACCACCGAAGCCAATTACAAGAGAGAATTGTTCTGCCCATTTTTGGGTGggttatgagaagaaaagtGATGTTTACGTTGTTACGAATTTTGAACCACATCACAATCACCAACTAGTTACTCCACTTGAATCGCCATATCTCCGATGTAATCGGGTCGTTCGAAGTTCTGATTTAGCACAAGCAGTGGGAATGCGAAGAGCATTGTTTAGAACATGTCAAACATATGAGTATATGGTCGACCAATGTGGTGGGTATTTAAATGTTGGTTTTCAAATAAAGGATCTGTACAATAAGTTGGATGCATCACGCAGGGAAATTTTGCTCGACGGTGACACAGAAGCTGCACTCTCTTACTTGAAAGCGAAAGGAGCAATGGATCCAGAATTCTTTTGTAAGTTCAGTGTTGACGAGGAAAATAGGCTTCGTAATTTGTTTTGGAGGGACTCCACTTCACTGTTGGATTACATTGCCTATGGCGATGTCCTCATATTTGACAGCACGTACAAAACAAATGTTTATGACAAGCCCCTAGTGTTGTTTGTCGGTTCGAACAACTACCGTTCGACTGTAATGTTTGGTTGCGCATTATTGCAGGACGAGACATTTGAAACTTACAAGTGGTTATTGGAAACATTCATGGCATCCATGAAAGATAAGAAgccaatatcaatattgacggATGGCGATGAGGCGATGCGTAAAGCTATTGATGATGTGTTTCCCATGTCTAACCATCGGTTGTGCTCATGGCATGTGTCAAGGAATGCGCAAAGTAACTTGAAGGATGATGAATTGCTTAGAAATTTTCAGGCATGTCTTTGGGAACCATTTGCATTGGACGAGTTTGAGAAGAAATGGGAGGTTCTGAGGGAAAGAGTGAGTACTccgaaacaaaaagaatggtTGGAAATGATGTATGCAAAAAGAGACGCATGGGCTGAATCATGTCTGAGAGGACAGTTTTTCGGTGGTATGTGCACCACTCAACGCGTGGAGTCCATGAACAAGTATGTTAAAGATTACTTGAGGAAAGGCGTGAAGTTGTTTGAATGTATTCCAGCAATTGATAGGGCTATATTACGTCTTAGGAATACCACGGCGAAGGAAGGTTTCAATGCAAAGTACTCAACACCAGTCCTTAAAACCGGATTGACAAAACTCGAGCAACAAGCTTCTCTGATTTACACGCATAGGTGTTTTGTATTGGTACGTCATGAGATCGAAGCTTGTTCAGCACTCACCCATGATAATGTGATGCATAATTTTGGAGGTCGTGTATACGTATTGTCAAAATATGATGAACCGCATAATAATTGGACTTGTATTTACCACGGTGGGGAAAATATGCGGATAGAGTGTGGATGCCGGAAATATGAAAGTGAAGGAATCCCGTGTTGCCACCTTTTTTATGTAATGAAGTGCGAGCACCTTACGGAAATTCCTCCCGCACTCATAATGAAGAGATGGACAAAGAATGGCCAAACTGATACATGTAGGGAATTTATCGGCAAAGGCGAAGACACTACCAACGAAGTTGTACAAATGGCGAGGTATGGACATTTAAGTGCTATGtcaaacaaagtttgtttttttgcatCGAAGAGTGCAGATGGTTATGCCATGTTGACGAATGAGTTTAGTAGATGGGAGGGAATTTGTGAAGGCTTACGGCAAAAGGAAGAACAGACAAGTCTGAAATTGGGTAGTGGTGAGCAATGTCCTCCAAATATTGTGAAAGATCCAAATATCGTTAGGACAAAAGGCACTCAAGCAAGGCAGGGTGGAATGCGCAAGCGTCGACAATGTCATTTGTGTCGCGGATATGGACATACAAAGCGTAATTGCTCTCAAAGAAATTTGCATCCAAGTAGACATGCAGGTGTGAATATCCCATCAGGTAGTGAAGGATATCAGTATACTTCTGATATCCGGCCGTTCCCGGACATTAGCTACAGTTATCCTAGTCAAATGGTTTCTCAATGCCATGGGAACTATGTGGTTGATTTGCCTGGTTCTGATAGTTTTTCTACTGCAGACCCAACCGGTTCTACCCCCAACAGTGATGCTGCAATTTAA